The following nucleotide sequence is from Cellvibrio sp. PSBB006.
ATAGCGTTCGCGACGGCATATGTAATTGCCCTGCCAGTTTCTCCAGGGTCAGGGCCGGAATCAGGTAAGGTTTTTCATCTTCCATCCAGCGACTCAAGGTTTCCGCCAACTCCGGTTTATATTTATCTTTGTTGGTTTCTTCCTTACCGCTTTCTGCCTCTGGCGTGCGCGACTCAAGCCCTTCACACACCGTCGAGTGGCTCAGCCCAAAGAAAATCAGGATGCTCACCAGAATAAAGGTAATGTAATTTCCCAATAAACCGGCCGTTCCGAAATCTGCCGACACACCATACATAATGGACAGGATTAACATCACGGCGACCAATACCGCCCACAAACGAATACCGAGGAACCCGATCACCAATAACTTTAACCAGGTTAAATCCAGCTTATCGATATCAGAATAATTGTGTTTCAAATGTTTGCCGTAACGGCGAATCTCCAACAGGCACACCGCGCCCAGGGTTGCGCGGAACAGATCGCGAAACAGCGTCACAAAATTCATGTAGTGAGGCGCAACCAGCAGGTCATATTCTTCCTGTATGGATTTTTTGGTGGCGAAATCCAGGCTGTAATAAAACACCAGCTGATGAAGGAAATACGCAATAAAAGGAATCAGGTAGACCAGATCGCGCGCGGTCAGGCGGTAATCCTTATACACCAGCGAGCGGGTGTACCAAAGCAATAACGGCCCTTCGAGCCAGTAACCAAAACCGAATA
It contains:
- a CDS encoding AraC family transcriptional regulator codes for the protein MEATIFNTHDVVLLMTAYQCILFAILLLTARRERRLTNTLLALFLLQQAAIPLDILISFGAEFRAIALDWSPNLFYVFGFGYWLEGPLLLWYTRSLVYKDYRLTARDLVYLIPFIAYFLHQLVFYYSLDFATKKSIQEEYDLLVAPHYMNFVTLFRDLFRATLGAVCLLEIRRYGKHLKHNYSDIDKLDLTWLKLLVIGFLGIRLWAVLVAVMLILSIMYGVSADFGTAGLLGNYITFILVSILIFFGLSHSTVCEGLESRTPEAESGKEETNKDKYKPELAETLSRWMEDEKPYLIPALTLEKLAGQLHMPSRTLSNIINRHFNCNFFEFVNHYRVEEAKRLLADPQSADKNMIDLMYEMGFNSKATFNALFKKKVGMTPSEFRKQASQS